The Gemmatimonadota bacterium genomic sequence CGGGATCTCGAGTTGCTGGAGGATCTGACCAACGCCCGGGCGGCGCTGGAGTCGGAGATTGCGAAGCGGGTGATTGGTCAGCGGGAGATTGTCGAGGGTCTGCTGACGGCGTTGCTGGCGGATGGTCATGTGCTGCTGGTGGGCGTGCCCGGGCTGGCCAAGACGCTGCTGATCTCCACGCTGGCCGAGGCGCTGCATCTGCGTTTCAGCCGGATCCAGTTCACGCCGGACCTGATGCCGTCGGACATCACGGGCACGGAAGTGCTGGAGGAGGATCGTTCGACGGGGCGGCGGGAGTTCCGCTTTGTGCGGGGCCCGATCTTCGCGCATGTGGTGCTGGCGGACGAGGTGAACCGCACGCCGCCCAAGACGCAGGCGGCGCTGCTGCAGGCGATGCAGGAGCGGGCGGTCACGGCGGGCGGCGAGACCATGCTGCTGGACCGGCCGTTCTTCGTGCTGGCGACGCAGAACCCGATCGAGCAGGAGGGGACGTATCCGCTGCCGGAAGCGCAGCTTGACCGCTTCATGCTGGAGCTGCGCATTGGCTATCCGACGCGGGAGGAGGAGGAGCGCGTGGCGCTGCAGACGACGGGAGCGGAGCAGCCACGGGTGCAGGCCGTGGTCGATGCCCCGCGCCTGCTCGAGTTGCAGCGCCTGGTGCGGCGGGTGCCGGCGGCGCCCTCGCTGGTGGCCTATGCGGTGCGGCTGGCGCGTTCCACGCGGCCGGAAGACGAGGCCGCGCCGGAGCTGATGCGCCGGTATGTGAGCTGGGGCGCGGGTCCGCGGGCGTCGCAGTACCTGGTACTGGGTGCCAAGGCGAGGGCGGCCATGGCGGGTCGCGCCATGCCCAACTACGATGATGTCCGGGCCGTGGCCCCGGCCGTGCTGCGGCATCGGGTGGTCACGAACTTCCAGGCGGAGGCGGACGGGCGCAGCTCCGGGGACGTGGTCGAGGAGCTGATCGAGATGAGCCACGCATGGACGTAGACCGAAGTAGCCGCGCCGCGTCGGCCGCGCACGTGGAGGACGGCCGTCACTCGTCTCGCGCCGGGCCAGCCCCGGGCGTTGGGGCCCGGAGCAAGCCGCTCGATCCATGCTCCCACTAGGCGCCGCGCTTCTCCTCGCCCTCATCCTGTCGGCCTGCGTTACGTCTGCCGAGCTGGCCATCTTTTCCTTGTCCGACGCGCGCATCCGCACCCTGCGCGAGGAGCGGTTCCGGGGCAGCAGCGCGCTGGGCAGCCTGCGCGCCGCGCCGGAGCGCCTGGTGATGCTGCTGCGCCTGCTGAGCGCGCTGGCCAAGGTGAGCGCCGCGGCCCTTGCCGGCTATAGCGCGGGCGTGGTATGGGGTGAGATGGGGCTGGCACTCGCCATCGGCGTCGTCTCCCTTCTGATCCTGCTCGGCGCTGACCTGATCCCCATGACCTTCGCCGTGAAGCACGGAGTCCGCATTGCGCTGACCGTGGCGCCGCCGCTCCTGGTGCTGGAACGAGTGCTCCGTCCGCTGCTGCTGGTGTTAGAGCGGCTGATGCACTTCTTCCCGGAGCGGTTGCGGAGCGGGCTGGGGGTCACGATCACGGAGAGCGAGATCCGGCAGCTCACGGCGCTGGGGCATAGGGAGGGCGTCATCGAGGAGCACGAACGCCAGCTTATCGAGCGCGCGTTCCGGCTGGACGAGAC encodes the following:
- a CDS encoding AAA family ATPase — translated: MEARAARQRHPDDRDLELLEDLTNARAALESEIAKRVIGQREIVEGLLTALLADGHVLLVGVPGLAKTLLISTLAEALHLRFSRIQFTPDLMPSDITGTEVLEEDRSTGRREFRFVRGPIFAHVVLADEVNRTPPKTQAALLQAMQERAVTAGGETMLLDRPFFVLATQNPIEQEGTYPLPEAQLDRFMLELRIGYPTREEEERVALQTTGAEQPRVQAVVDAPRLLELQRLVRRVPAAPSLVAYAVRLARSTRPEDEAAPELMRRYVSWGAGPRASQYLVLGAKARAAMAGRAMPNYDDVRAVAPAVLRHRVVTNFQAEADGRSSGDVVEELIEMSHAWT